Part of the Benincasa hispida cultivar B227 chromosome 12, ASM972705v1, whole genome shotgun sequence genome is shown below.
ttgtaaaaatatttttatttaattgaattcacataataaatgagtgttaagaatatttagacgaaaagtatgtaacatataacaaaaaaaaccataaaatgaaaaaaaaaatccttgaaCATATTTTTggcaaaaattagtgaaaaataaagatttattctTTGATGATCTtctaaatttagaggaaatgaaagtgaaattattgaagaaatgtggtgacatttcATTGGCTGTTACGATGATgggggagatttaattaaaaaaaaaaaaatcatgatatagtaaaaatatagagcaacaataagaagaagaaaaaaaaagatgatgataatgaaattggaaaaaaattagctagaattaaaagttttgatttcactttgatttctcattttatttaaatatatttgtacaataaatgtaatgagttaattgttgtaaaaaaaaaagaaagaaagaaagaaagattttaaaattaaaagaaaaaattgtaatctatatttttattcaaaaaaaatggatagaattatttaataaaaaagcctcgaaacaaaaatagtaataaaaaaaaagcatattattgaataaaaaaatttcaaaaaactacataaaatatttaaatttatgaattaaGTATCAAACACAGACATACGAACTCTAAcagatttaatattattttttcgtcactatctattttaaaaataaacaaataaataatagaaGTATAAAGCAAAGCAAACCTCTCTCTCACCTCTGTCCATCTACTTTTGCTTTTTCAAATTCCcacttaaaaaaaaacctcCCCCTGATTTGATCTCTTCACCttccaaaagaaaagaaaaaatgtccACCAAATCCCCTGTTTTTCCTTTCCCTGAAGAACCTCAACATTTCAGCGACTATGGCTTCGACCCTCAAATCGACTATTTTCAGGTTTcttgttttccttttctttttctttctaaatatCAAATCTCCCTCGTTGATTTGTTCAAATGgggtttcttttttctttgtgaaATTAGGTTTTGGAAGAAGCAAGAAAACACAGACGTGAATCATCAAGATCCATAGACTCCATTCATTTCAAGCTCCAAAAGCCTATTTCAAAAGACGATTCCAAAAACAacgcaaagaagaagaaaaaacgtTGGTGGAAAAACGCTTTCCTTTTCTTCAAATGGAAATGGATCCACCACCATCAAAACGACGCCGCTTTCCACCACGACGACGTTCATCAAGCCAGAGCCCGTGCTTTCCGTGCCTCTATTTCCGGTCCGGTTTACATCACAGAAAGTCGGAGCGGTTCCACCACACCTTACCGGTCCACCACTCGACCGTCCTCCGGTCCACTCGCCGGAACTCTAACGCCGACTAGAAAAGACGATGTGCAAATTCCTTATCTTAGTCTCCGAGAACTCAATATGGAGCAACAACAATACAGAATTTCCACGTCAGCACCCATGCCTATTTACTTAGtcacttaaaaataaaatttaaaaaaaaaattgtgaaagcttttttttttttttttttgggtgtgGGTATTAATCTTAATGGGTTGTCGATCGGGTACCGGCGGGGCCGGTGATTGGGAGTTGCTTTTGCTTTGAAAACTGCAAAGCTGTGTTGATCCATTGGGAAAAGGATGGGATCTTTCTTTTGATCCGCCTTTATTGAATTACGCGTTCTACAGGTTATCAGTCTTTTTAtcttactttttattttatttatttaacttaaaCATCCTTATTAATCATGTTTACTTTCTCCAGATAATTAGGAGGTTTAGCTGTAAAAGGTATGAAATTTTCCATCTTATTTAGgccatatattatttatttattattatttttttttgctcCCTACTATTAGGCTCTTCAAAGTGCGGCTTAAAATGTTCATTTCAGTAGAAACGttagtaaaaatatagataaaaaaatCTGTAATTTAGTGattatttgattttgattttttaatttcttaaaaattaaacttataaatattccatccacttctaaatttcttattttatcatgtattttttaccaatattttcgAAAACcaaaagttttcaaaatttaaaaacaaaatgttttttttttttagaatttatctaaaatttcaagtattttatttaaaaaaaaatatacttaattttaaaaaaataaaaaattaaatcgtTATTAAATAGAGTTTGAGCATGGGCTACAATTTAGTCTCACTCTTTCCTTTTATTtaagttttctggtaagtctaaTTGTAATGGTTCAAATAATTATTCAGCGAATTAAATATGGTCAatggatatttttgaaaaatttataaaataggaaagaaaattgatttgtttagagtgttaattattattattatttttaatgttacattcatattaattacattGTGTTGTTATTTTATTCACGATTTCTAGATTTTGAATGATATTATGGAAATGTTGaataatcttttattttgatgTTAATCTCGtgaaaatgtgaaaatatcAATGAAGATAATACtatcataaaaaattgaatattaatGACCCTATTACCACTTAGAAGAAGATAGGGAATTTGTTGCCAAATTTTTAAATActcaaaaacatttttaaaaccattggTGGATTGTAGATtctattgaaaacaaaattttgacagAAACTTCctctaaaaattagaaaataaaacaatttagaCACATATAAAGAAATTCACACTCTAAATATCAcctatcaaatttaatttgtgaGCAATGCATATAAATTTGATGTATAACCATCAAATTTctagatctagaaatcttttaGAATTTACTTTTGTGTAGATGTTTTGTTTTATGAGATTCTTTCTAGAATTCAAAAGCTTTTACTTTAAAATAACAAAGGTAAAGGTTATGATTTGAATATtccttataataataataagtagaTGTTTTATCTTAGTTGTACATTGTACTATGCTTGTTTTGAAAAAGAGCATACTTTTTGAAGCTTAAAAGATGTGTATGCTTTTTAGTTACTTAAGTTATAAAGCACAAAACCTTACAATAGGGAAGACATGGCtattataaaagagaaaagtagGGAATAAATGTGTAGTTGAactgaaaaaaacaaaaaagatctAGTTTAATGTGTTTTTACTTCATTTGATTTCGTTATTAACGTTGAAATTATAACTCCTTCTAAAAAATAAACCATCATAGTCGTAGTTCAAATTGGAGAAATAGCTTTCAGTCTACGTTTAATCCCCGAAttttctaaaacatacatttttagttttcgaatttttaaaaataaatttaaaaagccttttaaagtaaattttataattctaaattaGAAAATGACTTTGTCTCTCTTCGAATTTTGTTTCCTTTACCTCTTTCTCCTCTTAATAACGTAAAAGAATGGAGAGAGATAAAACTtaaaatgatataatattatttacaaCTAAAAATTTATTTGAGTTGTTTTAAACTTAAGattgaaaaatgtatttttttccctaaaaaaaaattttaatcacTTCTTCTAAAAATGTTGGGGCTTTttgaaatatacaaaaatatattaaaatatctatagtaaaaaattctaaaagtataaaacacttttgaaattttttgctataaattCCCAGTAAAGGAATgggcatatatatatatatatatttctcggAAAATTTTGGCAAATTGCAAAAATTACCACTGAGGTATGATGGTAATTGGATTACACTTTTAAACTTTTAGTTGTAAAAATTGAGCTCTCAAACTTATAAAAGTCTTAATATTGGACCTTTGAAACTTACAATAGTTATAGAAATTGAACCCttaaatgttaaaaattaaatctcaaatttagGGCCCGTTTGtattgacttaagaaaaaaaaaaatatttttttttaaaaaactcatttttatttaaacacttttgataaaaattaattaaaataaactaaaaaagatattttgaaTAGTTATCAAGCATtctaatttcttctaaaataacttattttttaaaattaaatacttgaaaatgtaatCCAAACACACTCTGTACAATTActacaaattttataattatgtaagtttgaaaGTCTAGGCTCAATTTTtacaatacaaaatttaaaggtATAATTGTAACTGTATCCATATTCtagaagtgttttttttttctgtcaTTTGTCCAAAAAGTTAATTTAGGTTAACACCctaattttaagattaaaaagTATTATTACTTTTGTCCAACCttttaattaactaatcaaATAACTGTCGGTTGTAATAGTATGTTTTATAAGATCCGTTGGGGGAGATTCTCTGTACCTTCTCATTTAATTTTCCTTCTACCCTTAAATCGAACGGTTGGCGGTGGATCCAATCCAACCCTTCGTCAACTAGCCACGTGTCGAGATCTGGATCTGCCTCGTGTGGGGCCATGGAGTACCTTGAAATGGGCCATTGGGCCCATGAAAATCAAACGGTACTAACGGCAAGTGCGAGGGATttggtaaaaaagaaaaacgacAAATCGGAGGCGAGACAGAAGGTGATGGATGGGAGCGGAAAAAAGTGCGTATTCAACGGCTCCTAATGAGAAACCGATACGTCGAAACCGACTCTGTGTAGTGCAAAATTAGTAGCGGCTGACGTCGATGCATCAGTTAGTCACGTGCCCGCCGCTCCTATTTCCCTGCAAACCACGTTCTCTCCCTTCGtaccattttaaaaaataattattttttaaaataattaaaatatttcaaaaaataaataagaacaactTGTCATATGTCATATTATGATAAGATAATTTGGTAGAATGCATAAAGATAGATGCTTTTCGGAAtgcatctaaatattttttgtatGAATTGTAGCTAAAAACTCGAGTCAATGTTTGAAAGCTCAATATTCAACAACCACCGTCGAGGGCCAAGTCCGTACAACTTTTGCCAATGGCCACTTTTACCAACTCCAACaactattattttaaattattagtttatagtattttatattagtttgatattaataaaaaaaacttttagaataaaaaaaacaaacaaacttacACTTTTGAGAATAGTTGCCGAACACATGAGTgcttttattttaaacaattttctttaatcaagagtgtttaaattaaaatgactttttaaaaaagttttttccCCAAATTAATCTAAACAAAAGCTTGtatcaagagaaaaagataagTACGAGCTCGAGTTTGGGAGTTGGAAGGAAATTATCGAACATATCTATCAAATAGAGGATTTTGAtggatgtttatttaattttttgtgtAAGTGAACTTGACCATTTGttctatatcatatataacttttttttttgtaccaTATAACTGCGATGGAGAATTTTatcatttgttacatatttttgTGTCAACCATGTAACATGATCATTATTAGGATCATTATAGTGCAATTACATTTTGAGGATATTAGcgtgaaaaaggaaaaggtaaaAAATAATCTTTCTCTCTTATCTTTATTCAATGTGCAGAAAATGCTTTATATATACATAACcaatgagagaaaaaaataactaccaatagaaaaaaaaaaaaacagaaataacaaaaatgcTATTATAACTAATATCCCCCCTCAAGTTGGACTAAACAGATTTGATAAATCGAACTTGGATCTTATGGCAGAAAAAATAGAGTAAAGAAGAGCTTTAGTGAAGCCATCAGCAAGCTGGTGATGAGACCGAATAGGCAGTAGCTTGATAGAATCGTCAGCAACCTTATCTTGAACAAAATGACAATCAAGCTCGATATGTTGGTTCTCTTATGAAAAATAAGATTTGTGTCAAGAAGAATAGCGGCTTGGTTATCACAATATACCAGAGATGGTTGATGAATAGAAACAAGAAGATCATGAAGCAGAGATTGTAGCCAAATAAGTTCACATATTGTTGAAGCAAGAGCTCGATATTCAGCCTTAGCTGAAGACCTTGAAaccacattttgcttcttaGATTTCCAAGAAACAAGAGGTACCCAAAAATATGCAAAATCTGGTTGTAGATTTTCTTGTATCAGGGCAAAAAACCCAATCGGAGTCTACAAAAGCACGAAGTTGAAAAGAGTCTGTAGGTGAAATGAAAATACCTTGTCTGGGGGTTGACTTTAAGTACCTCAATAAATGATATGCTGCTGATAGATGAATCTTACAAGGTTTAGCCACAAACTGACTAAGCTTATTGATTAGAAACACAATATTCGTTCTAGAAATGGTTAAGTATAGAAGCCTCCCAATTAACCTTCTATAGGAAGAGGGATCACTGAGTAGATCTTGATCAGATTGTCTGAGTTTAACATTGGGATCCATGGGAACAGTGACAAGTTTGGCACCAAGGAGACCAGCATCTTCTAGAATTTGAAGAGTATAATGTCTTTGTGAAATAGGAAGCCTGTGAGATGATTGAGCTAGCTCAAGGCCTAAAAAATACTTCAACGGACCAAGATCTTCGAGCTTGAAAGTAACATTCAACAACTGTTTAAGTTCATCAATAAGTTTCACATTTGCACCAGTTATGataatgtcatcaacatatactaaTAAGGCTAGAAAAGTGGTACCAGAATCTCGAACAAATAGGGAGTAATCTGCCTTAGACTGTTGAAACCCAAGAGAAACCAAAACATCAGAAAATTTTGCAAACCATTGCTGTGAAGCCTGTTTAAGACCATAGATGGACTTCTTTAAACGACAAACAAGCTTGCCACTTTGAGAAACCTTAGGCGTATAACCAAGTGGGAAGTCCATATATCTTTTTTCAAATAAGTCTCTATGAAGAAAAGCATTATTGACATCAAGTTGAATAAGAAGTCATTGATAAGTAACAGCCAAAACAAGAAGAATCCGAACAGTTACTAACTTTGCTATAGGAGAAAACGTCTCTAGGAAATCCAATCCTTCCTATTGAGTGTAACCTTTAGCAACAAGCCGAGCTTTGTATCTTTCAATAGATCCATCTGCACGGTGTTTAACTTTATAGACCCACTTGCAACTAATGCTATGTTTAGAAGAAGGTAAAGGAACAACCTCCCAAGTATCATTGTCTTCCATGGCTTGAAGTTTAAGTTTCATTGTTGTCTTCCAATGATCACAAGGTATGTCTTGATGATAAAATTGTGGTTCATAATGAgaggaaatggaaatggaaaaagTGCGAAAGATAGGGGAGAGACGGTCATGAGAAAGGGATGAATGTATGGGATAATGAGTGGAAGAACTTAGAAGAGGTGTCTAAGTAATTAGGCTACAATGATAGTCTTTGAGATAGGAAATGGGTCTTAGGATTTTGGATGTTTTTCGAGTTGGAATGAGAGATTGTGTATTCGGAGATGGTGATGAAGACGGCTGTtgagatgaagaagaagggttagaagaagaaggtgaaGTAGTAAAGGTTGGGGAGAAGTCAGTTTGGTTAAATGTGGGGAGGGAAGAAGATGTAACATGTGGAGAAACATATGGAATAGTTGGAGGGGTAGAAGATTGAGGTTCTGAATAGGGGATTGATGGGGGATGACTGACAGAAGAAATAGGGTCAATAGGATTGGGACATGAAGATGGTTTAATAGGCGGGTAGGCTGAGGCATCAACATCAAAGGCTATAGGAAGAACAATATAATGGAAAGGGTCTTTTTGCTCATTTTCCAAGGTAACTTTATGAAAAGGAAATAGGTGTTGATGGAAAAAAACATCTCGAGAAACAAAAAACTTGTTATTTGTGATATCAAAAGTTTGTAGGCCTTTATACCTGGTGGATAACCAAGAAAAACAGCAAGCACAACCCTTGGTGCAAACTTAGAACAACCATTTGACAATGTAGCGCCAAACCATAGACACCCAAAAATCCTTAGAATAGAATAGTCAACCAAAGTACCTTGCAATAGTTCATAAGGTGTTTTCCAACCAAAAAGAGGTGAAGGTGTCCTATTAATAAGATACGTTGCAGTTAAGACACATTTATTCCGAAATTTGAGAGGAACTCTTGATTGGAAAAACAAGGCTATAGAAAcatttaacaaatgttgatgctTCCGTTCAACAATTGAATTTTGTTCTGGTCTACCCACAAATGAATATTGGTGTAAAACCCCTTTTTGTAAGAAAAATTCAGTAAAAGATAGCTCAGGGGCGTTATCAGAACGAAAAACTTTGATTCTCTTATTGTACTAAGTCTCTACGTATGCAAAATACTGAGGTACAATCTTCAAAACATCAGACTTGGATTTCAACA
Proteins encoded:
- the LOC120067919 gene encoding uncharacterized protein LOC120067919, producing MSTKSPVFPFPEEPQHFSDYGFDPQIDYFQVLEEARKHRRESSRSIDSIHFKLQKPISKDDSKNNAKKKKKRWWKNAFLFFKWKWIHHHQNDAAFHHDDVHQARARAFRASISGPVYITESRSGSTTPYRSTTRPSSGPLAGTLTPTRKDDVQIPYLSLRELNMEQQQYRISTSAPMPIYLVT